The Kryptolebias marmoratus isolate JLee-2015 linkage group LG18, ASM164957v2, whole genome shotgun sequence genome includes a region encoding these proteins:
- the LOC108249284 gene encoding histone-lysine N-methyltransferase PRDM9, with translation MASIGNWRDFLRRRLAAARDDISAECENRIVQCEEQIRLQNKMMDVVLERERKLRQVEQDIKREEEEEAEERSSRVDEQEQQPSQVKEEEEEEELCARQDGEQLKEEAVDACREASKKKKKKNRGAEVCGRGLSRSGLLGHMRTDADEKQFVCKTCGKTFSRSDRLLLHVRTHTGEKPYLCNVCGKSFSDPSAFRRHVSRHLSSVAGQRPPLACKLCGQSFKSRDTLQRHVRAHTGERPHACALCGNRFFSPSHFKRHMRTHTDEKPHACDTCGKWFIRRYRLKDHMKIHSGEPSEA, from the exons aTGGCTTCCATCGGAAACTGGAGGGACTTTCTCCGGCGGCGGCTGGCTGCTGCCAGAGACGACATATCCGCCGAGTGTGAAAACAGGATCGTCCAGTGCGAGGAGCAGATCCGCCTCCAGAACAAAATGATGGACGTCGTCCTGGAGCGCGAGAGGAAGCTGCGCCAAGTCG AACAAGACattaaaagagaagaagaagaagaggcggAGGAGAGGAGTTCCAGGGTGGATGAGCAGGAACAACAACCTTCACAGgttaaagaggaagaggaggaggaggagctctgCGCCCGTCAGGACGgcgagcagctgaaggaggaggcgGTGGACGCCTGCAGGGAAGCctccaagaagaagaagaagaagaaccgcGGGGCAGAGGTTTGTGGCAGAGGTCTCTCCAGGTCGGGTTTATTGGGTCACATGAGGACCGACGCGGACGAGAAGCAGTTTGTCTGCAAGACCTGCGGGAAGACGTTCAGCAGGAGCGACAGGCTCCTGCTCCACGTCAGGACGCACACCGGCGAGAAACCATACCTCTGCAATGTCTGCGGGAAATCCTTCTCCGACCCGTCCGCCTTCAGGAGACACGTGTCGAGACACCTGTCGAGCGTGGCGGGACAGAGGCCGCCGCTCGCCTGTAAGCTGTGcggccagagttttaaatccAGGGACACGCTGCAGCGCCACGTCAGGGCGCACACGGGCGAGCGGCCGCACGCCTGCGCCCTGTGCGGGAACCGGTTCTTCAGCCCGTCGCATTTCAAGCGGCACATGAGAACGCACACGGACGAGAAGCCTCACGCCTGCGACACGTGCGGGAAGTGGTTCATCCGCCGGTACCGACTGAAGGATCACATGAAGATCCACTCAGGTGAGCCGTCGGAGGCGTGA